In Gigantopelta aegis isolate Gae_Host chromosome 14, Gae_host_genome, whole genome shotgun sequence, the following proteins share a genomic window:
- the LOC121389282 gene encoding LOW QUALITY PROTEIN: 2-hydroxyacylsphingosine 1-beta-galactosyltransferase-like (The sequence of the model RefSeq protein was modified relative to this genomic sequence to represent the inferred CDS: substituted 1 base at 1 genomic stop codon) has translation LDNSKTGVILVSFGSILIIEFSSLTSALNQLPYDVIFKLDRNSLEGNVKILDWLPQNDVLAHSNIRLFVSHCGKNXFFESLYHSVPIICTPLNADTFQTAIKVKHHRIGTTMDILTATSEEMVQTLKSVLNDSSISSNMRRMYQLFRDRPETGAERGASAIEHVMKYGDKHLKPPTNRLNYFQYTLGELWFVIFSFTLLVIYGVLALFRCICCRKSFVSVSVTEQSN, from the coding sequence CTCGATAACTCGAAGACTGGAGTCATTCTGGTTTCGTTTGGAAGCATACTGATAATCGAATTTTCTTCGCTGACCTCTGCGTTGAATCAGCTTCCCTATGACGTGATATTCAAACTAGACAGAAACTCACTAGAAGGCAATGTGAAGATTCTAGACTGGTTGCCACAAAACGACGTCCTCGCCCATTCAAACATTCGACTGTTTGTGTCTCACTGTGGTAAAAATTGATTTTTCGAATCCTTATACCATTCGGTTCCCATCATATGCACACCTTTGAACGCAGACACCTTTCAAACGGCCATTAAAGTCAAACACCACAGAATCGGGACAACTATGGATATTCTAACTGCAACATCAGAGGAAATGGTTCAAACCTTAAAATCCGTGTTGAACGACTCGTCCATTTCTTCCAATATGCGGCGGATGTATCAGCTTTTCAGGGACAGACCTGAAACAGGGGCGGAGAGAGGGGCGAGCGCCATAGAGCACGTGATGAAATATGGGGACAAACATCTCAAGCCGCCCACCAACAGATTAAACTATTTTCAGTACACACTCGGTGAACTCTGGTTTGTGATTTTCTCTTTCACCTTGCTGGTAATCTATGGAGTGTTGGCGCTGTTTAGATGCATCTGCTGTAGAAAGTCTTTTGTGTCTGTGTCAGTTACTGAACAATCCAACTGA
- the LOC121389565 gene encoding UDP-glucuronosyltransferase 3A2-like: protein MQILIFFAVIQVSLTAKILMTFSPVTSHCLEMAAIGNELVRRGHSVSAYVPEFFDTRYCLQDSKIQRLTFDVSERTKTDYKETHSATVRNIVTREKNMIRSLLDIFVMINSICDSQLSNRVQLDELKEAGYDVVMTEGLPFAHCYYLVPYYLGVATVSVSSVFFGFDSGEVFQPYTYPHTIGSYTNEMTTLQRILNSFHYILVTVMLQVFKPPFDLTKYGEPFTDIVPQTLIRESSLYLDNSDYIADYPKATFPNFVQIGGLTARPPAPLPNDLKT from the coding sequence ATGCAGATTTTGATATTTTTCGCCGTGATCCAGGTGTCGCTGACTGCTAAAATTCTTATGACGTTTTCTCCAGTGACAAGTCACTGTCTGGAAATGGCTGCCATTGGCAACGAACTGGTCAGGAGAGGGCACAGCGTGTCAGCGTACGTTCCTGAATTTTTCGATACAAGATATTGTTTACAGGATTCGAAGATACAACGTTTAACGTTTGATGTGAGCGAACGCACCAAGACAGATTATAAAGAGACACACAGTGCCACAGTGAGAAATATAGTGACAAGAGAAAAGAACATGATTCGAAGTCTTCTGGACATATTCGTGATGATTAACAGTATCTGTGACAGCCAGCTCTCAAACCGAGTTCAACTAGATGAGTTGAAAGAGGCCGGATATGACGTAGTAATGACGGAGGGTCTTCCATTCGCCCACTGCTACTATCTTGTTCCGTATTACCTGGGTGTCGCTACCGTGTCTGTTTCTAGTGTGTTTTTCGGTTTTGACAGCGGGGAGGTTTTCCAGCCATACACCTACCCTCATACAATTGGCTCGTACACCAACGAAATGACGACTTTACAAAGAATATTGAACAGCTTCCACTACATTCTTGTAACTGTCATGCTGCAAGTCTTTAAGCCTCCGTTTGATCTCACTAAATATGGCGAGCCGTTCACGGACATTGTCCCGCAGACACTGATCCGAGAATCGTCGTTGTATCTCGATAATTCTGACTACATTGCTGATTATCCGAAAGCTACCTTCCCCAACTTCGTACAGATAGGGGGGTTGACAGCTCGCCCACCAGCACCTCTACCTAATGATCTGAAGACATAG